From the Deinococcus sonorensis KR-87 genome, the window AGTAGTCGGCGACGTCGTCCGGTTCCCAGACCCTGGGCAGGTCCTGACGGGTCACGCCCAGCAGGTACGGCACCGGATACCGGGTGGTGATGAATTCGAGCATGTTGCGCGCCGCCGCGAAGTCACGTGGCCGGTCACCCGACACCAGCATCACCAGCCCGAGGGCACCCTCACACAGCAGCTCCCACATGAAGTCGAAGCGGTCCTGGCCCGGCGTGCCGTACAGATGCAGCGGAATGCCGTCCAGCGTCAGGGTGCCGAAATCGAAGGCGACGGTGGTGTTCAGCTTGCCGATGTCCTCGGTGGCCTCCACGTCGGTGTCCACCACCGGGGTTTCGCTGAGGGCGCGCACAAAGGTGGTCTTGCCGGCCGCGACCGGTCCGGCGACCACCAGCTTGAGCGGCCTCATGTCGCGGCTCCCCGCTGGCCCTTGCGCCGGCCACCGAGCGCGCCGAGCAGCCGGGCCACCAGACCGCCAGCAGTGCGGGCCGCCGGGACCGCCGGCGCCGGGGCCGCTGTCGTCGGCTGGGCGCGCAGCGGCGCAATCAGGCCGCTGGTCCGCAGCTTGTACAGCATCAGCTGTACCTGACCGGGGTTGCACCCCAGGCTGCGGGCCAGGTCGTTGGCGCTGGCGCCCAGCAGCAGCTGCACCTCGGTGCGGGCGATGAACCGCTGCAGCTCCGGCTCGAGCGTCTGATGGGCCGCGTCGAGCAGCACGAAGCGGGTGTCCGGGGAGGGCAGCCGGTCACGGTAATGGCTGATCTCGTCAATGACCGTGCTGGCACCCAGCAACAGCCGGGTGATGCTGAATTCGTAGTGGTGACGCAGGGTGTTCGGGGAGTCCTTGTGGAACTCGAAGCGGCCATCCTGGCTGCGGCTCAGGTGAAGGATGGTATCGCGCACCTGCTGCGGCTCCTTGATCAGCTGGTGGTCACAGAAGATGGCCAGCAGCTGATCGTTGTCGATGTGCAGGCGGTACTGCCGTCCGTGCTGCTGGATGTGCAGCTGGCCGCAGCGTCGGCCCATCATGTTCAGTACTTCCGGGAACGGCAGCTCCGAGAACTCTCCAAAGATCGCCATCGTGGTCCTCCTTTCTCACCGCCGCGCCCGCTGGGCGGGGCGATGTGCTTTCCTGACCCCACTGTGAATGGCCGCGATTACTTTGCCATTACACCCCCGCCATGCCCGGTGTAATGCCGCTGTAACGCGTGTTCAGGCACACTGCGGCATGCGCAGGCGAAACGAGGCGCTGGCCCCCGGCGCCTGCCTGCGGGACCAGACCGGCAGCACACCAGGGTGGCGTGGTGAACAAGGGTGAACACATGAACGGGGCCCGGCCAACAACGTCGGCTGCCGAACAGGCCGGCCAGCGGGTGACGGAAGCGCTGTACGCGGCGCTCGACGTGCACGTCAGCCGGCTGCTCCTGCTGACGCCCGCGGGCGTGTCCACCCTACACAACTGCGCCGACGAGCGGTGGGCGCCGCGTCTGGAGCCGCTGCTGCTGGATGGCCGACAGCTGCAGCAGATCAGCCGGCGCGGCGGCGCCACCTTCGCGGACAAATGGCTGCACCGGCCAGCCGTGTGGGCCCCGCTGGTGCAGGCCGGCGCGCAGGCGGTGGCGCTGGTGCCGCTCGCCGCGGCGCCCGCGCCGGTGCTGCTGAGCCTGCTGGTCAGCTTCGAGCCGGGGCACCGCTGGACGGCGGTGGAACGCCAGGTGGTGGGTGAACTCTACGGCACGGTCCAGGATGGACGCACCGCCTCTGCCCTGCAGTCGCTCAGTTCAGCAGCCTCTGCACGGCCCGCCCCGTAAGCGCGGTGGCACGGGCCAGGAAGAACCGCTCCACGTCCAGCCAGGGACCGGCGGTGGCCGCACGGTCCAGCCGGATGAACAGCAGGCCGCCGGGCAGCGGCACCGTCTCACAGGCGCTGGCGTGGCCCACGGGTCCCGTCTCCCCCGTTTCCAGCGACGGGTGGCGGTAGTCCGGGGCGGCCTCCAGCGGCAGGTCCGCCACCGGCGACGGGTGGCCACCGCTGGCGTGCCACACGGTGCGTCCCTGGCCCTGTGGTCCGGCCGTCCCGATCACCACGCTGGAGGCGTGCAGCCGCGCGCTCAGCAGTGGCGCGGCCAGCCGCGCCGCGTCTGCAGGCGTGGCCGCGCTCAGCAACGCTTCCGAGAAGCTGAGCAGCTCCAGCAGGGCCGGCACCGTCTGCAGGTCCTGGGCCGGAGGCACCGGCATCTGCCGTGCCAGCCGCGGACACGGGGCGGACGTGCCGATGTGGTGGGGGCAGACCGGACGGCTGGTCCGCACGCGCTCGGCCACCTCGCTGGTCTGGACCATCGGGACGTCGCCCAGCTCGTCGCGCAGAAAGCGGACCAGCGTGCGGTAGTGCGTCACGGCGCGGCTGGTGTCGCCGGAGTGGGCGAGGCAGCTGATCAGGCTGCGGTGCAGCGACTCGTCCAGGAACGGATCGGCCTTCAGTGCCTCGGCCAGCCGGTGGGTGGCGTGCGAGCACTCCATGCCGTCACAGTGCAGTGCGGCCAGATCCAGCAGCACCTGGACGTACTGCTGCCGGTACTGCTCGCGCGCCTGATCGGTCCAGCTGCACGAGAGCTCCGGCAGAAAGTCACCGTGGTAGTGCGCCACGGCGGCCTCCAGCGCCGCCTGCCGGCCAGCCACGCTGCCTGCGGTGCGGGCAGCGGCGGCGTGCATGGCAAAGGTGCTCACGTCCGCTTTGGCCGCCACCTCCGGCGCCAGGCGGAAGTGACCGCCAATCTCCTGGACCACGCTCAGGCCGCCGAAGGCCGCCTTGAGCCGGTGAACGGTGACGCGCAGACGGTTGAGCGCCGCCGGCGTGTCGTCACTGTCCCACAGGTCGTGCAGCAGCTGGTGGCGACTCCGGCCTTCCGGGGCCGCCAGCAGGTAGAAGAACAGGTGATGCACCTGACCGCACGTGGTGAGCAGCGGACGCCCGGCGCGGACGACGCGGCCCTGACCGATCCCGAAGGTCTGAACACTGAGGGTGGCGGTCATCGCCGCCACTCCACAGAGGAGCAGGGGAGCGGCGGAGTGCCGACGGACAGGTCGGTACGTGAGGACATAGTTTAATCTTTGCTTAATTAAGCCATTGCCGCTGTGCGATATTCGAGGAGAAAGGTCGACTTCTAAGCATTTAGCCGAACCGCCTGAATCCGGCAAAGTGCCCTGATGGTCTCTCCTCTACTCCCCCACCCCAATCCGGGTGTACCGGGCCCAGACCATCCGGCGCAGAGTGAGGCTGAACCCTGGGCCTCCTGCTCATGGCTTCGTTGCCTGGTGCGGCCTTCCGTGTCCTGACTCCGCACCCTCTTCCCCATTCTCCCTGCTCGGCGTGTGCGGCCCTGCCCGGATGCAGCACCCACGAGCCCCTCCAGGAGTCCCGATGCGTCACCTGCTGATGTTCACCGCCGTCCTCGCCCTGGGGCTGGTTCAGGCCCAGACCGCCACGCCCAGCACCCCAAGCACCCCGGAAACACCGTCCACCCCAGATGACGCGTCCAGCACCTCCCTGTCGAGCCTGACCCACCTGGTGGCCGCAGGCAGCGTGGTGACGCTGGTCGGCGCCGACGGCGCCCTGATCGCCACCCTGCAGGCAGACGGCACCCTCAAGCTGGAGGCGGGAGCCAGTCTCAGCAGCGCCACCCGGGTCAGCGTGACGCGCGGCACCACCTCAGCCACCTACACGCTGGCCGCCAAGGTGAGTGCGGGCGGCCCGCTGTTCGTCAGCGTGACAAACGCCCAGGGCAAGGCCCAGGTGATTCCGCTGGTCGCGGCCATCAACCGCGACGCTGCTCCCGGTCAGGCACACCGCCCTGTGGCCGTTGTCCCGTCCACGCCGTCCGCCCCGGCACACACCGGCACCAGCACCAGCCACTCCGGGCAGGGGAACGCTGGCGGACAAGGAAGCTCAGGAGGGCAGGGCAATGCCGGCAGCCACGGCAGTGGGAACGGCCACGGCAGCACGCCACCCGCAGCGGGCGGACACCACTAGACGCCGCGTCCCTCCCCACCGCCGCTCTGGCCCCTCCTGGTTGACAGGAGGGGCCTTCCTTATTGATGCGTTCGCAAGGCAGGCACCCAGCCACGAAAGGGCGGCGCCCTTGCTCGTGGGGTCCCGCCGGCTCTATGAGAAAACGCCAGAGCCCTCTTGCGGGAAATCGAGGAGAGCCACAGGAAGCGTCAACATGGCCCTTCAGCCAGACCAAGCGCCCGCCCGAATGGGCGGCAAGACAATACCGGGACCATGCTTCCCTCTGACAGAACGCACGTTGACGGCCCTCGGGAGCACGTCCGACCATGACGGCACCGACAGCACACCCGGCCCCCGCCCCGCTGGAAGTCTGGATCGGGGTGGAGTGTACCC encodes:
- a CDS encoding GTP-binding protein, producing the protein MRPLKLVVAGPVAAGKTTFVRALSETPVVDTDVEATEDIGKLNTTVAFDFGTLTLDGIPLHLYGTPGQDRFDFMWELLCEGALGLVMLVSGDRPRDFAAARNMLEFITTRYPVPYLLGVTRQDLPRVWEPDDVADYFDLPPSQVLGLNATDPAACHDLLATLLEQLDSSASRLPDLSPLFPSQETP
- a CDS encoding DUF4388 domain-containing protein, with translation MAIFGEFSELPFPEVLNMMGRRCGQLHIQQHGRQYRLHIDNDQLLAIFCDHQLIKEPQQVRDTILHLSRSQDGRFEFHKDSPNTLRHHYEFSITRLLLGASTVIDEISHYRDRLPSPDTRFVLLDAAHQTLEPELQRFIARTEVQLLLGASANDLARSLGCNPGQVQLMLYKLRTSGLIAPLRAQPTTAAPAPAVPAARTAGGLVARLLGALGGRRKGQRGAAT
- a CDS encoding AfsR/SARP family transcriptional regulator, translating into MTATLSVQTFGIGQGRVVRAGRPLLTTCGQVHHLFFYLLAAPEGRSRHQLLHDLWDSDDTPAALNRLRVTVHRLKAAFGGLSVVQEIGGHFRLAPEVAAKADVSTFAMHAAAARTAGSVAGRQAALEAAVAHYHGDFLPELSCSWTDQAREQYRQQYVQVLLDLAALHCDGMECSHATHRLAEALKADPFLDESLHRSLISCLAHSGDTSRAVTHYRTLVRFLRDELGDVPMVQTSEVAERVRTSRPVCPHHIGTSAPCPRLARQMPVPPAQDLQTVPALLELLSFSEALLSAATPADAARLAAPLLSARLHASSVVIGTAGPQGQGRTVWHASGGHPSPVADLPLEAAPDYRHPSLETGETGPVGHASACETVPLPGGLLFIRLDRAATAGPWLDVERFFLARATALTGRAVQRLLN